One region of Collinsella aerofaciens ATCC 25986 genomic DNA includes:
- the ribF gene encoding riboflavin biosynthesis protein RibF, with product MMLSARELARVFFAGESDEARIVAADAFDECEHLGAASIAIGVFDGVHRGHQELIAALVRDARAHGCKAVVVTFDPDPDVVVSSSPAQKLMTTADRLHALAQTGVDVVVAVPFTPEVAVLDHVGFLALLSRVVDIRSIRVGSDFRLGRGGASGVAEMRAWGAVHGVDVYGHDLLCEGGEAICATRIRHELGQGHVELAAELLGRPYMVRGGVIRGRHEGSGMGFPTANLQVPDGIQVPADGVYEGLVLVDDTVWPAAVNVGLPPTYADDAASAHLEANLIGYTGDLYGSSVSLAFTRWLRPSRLFDSLDELIATVEGNIEDIRHNLGEQGVSIRD from the coding sequence ATGATGTTGTCCGCTCGCGAGCTCGCGCGTGTCTTTTTCGCGGGCGAGTCGGACGAGGCTCGCATCGTTGCTGCCGATGCGTTTGATGAGTGCGAGCACCTGGGTGCCGCATCAATCGCCATTGGCGTGTTCGATGGCGTGCACCGTGGACACCAGGAGCTCATTGCGGCGCTTGTCCGTGATGCCCGTGCCCATGGCTGCAAGGCAGTCGTGGTCACTTTCGATCCCGACCCGGACGTTGTGGTGAGCTCTTCGCCCGCTCAAAAATTGATGACGACGGCCGACCGTCTGCATGCCTTGGCTCAGACCGGGGTCGATGTGGTGGTGGCCGTTCCCTTTACGCCAGAGGTTGCGGTACTCGACCATGTTGGTTTTCTTGCGCTGCTGTCGCGCGTGGTTGACATTCGCTCGATTCGCGTTGGCAGCGACTTTAGGCTGGGTCGCGGCGGTGCATCTGGTGTTGCCGAGATGCGCGCCTGGGGTGCCGTGCATGGCGTTGATGTGTATGGTCACGACCTACTTTGCGAGGGCGGCGAGGCCATTTGCGCCACCCGTATCCGTCATGAGCTGGGACAGGGCCATGTGGAGCTGGCTGCTGAGTTACTCGGCCGTCCGTATATGGTGCGTGGCGGTGTTATTCGCGGCCGTCACGAGGGTTCTGGCATGGGCTTTCCCACGGCAAACCTACAAGTTCCCGATGGTATTCAGGTGCCTGCGGACGGCGTGTATGAGGGTCTGGTGCTGGTCGATGACACCGTGTGGCCCGCTGCCGTGAACGTCGGCCTGCCGCCAACGTATGCTGACGATGCAGCATCTGCGCATCTCGAGGCTAATTTAATTGGTTATACGGGCGACCTGTACGGCTCTTCCGTTTCGCTGGCGTTTACGCGCTGGCTGCGTCCCTCGCGTCTGTTCGATTCGCTGGATGAGTTGATCGCGACCGTCGAGGGTAATATCGAAGATATTCGTCACAACTTGGGCGAGCAGGGGGTGAGCATCCGTG